One Paramisgurnus dabryanus chromosome 10, PD_genome_1.1, whole genome shotgun sequence genomic region harbors:
- the LOC135779443 gene encoding uncharacterized protein, with the protein MLMMFDCKISEISYVIYHNVFKTEIQGIDKVKMMLDMYENGDDYRTHDSIQTHNNNFSLQGMDKEGGEMLGEIFESEDDYRTQTDYNTNRQPPFLSAGRYVRMRSYRSVSVCLVLLCVLLLTAVIVLCVLINTNNHQCHNNSNNLTEERDQLLTKYTNITEEREQLLTKYTKLTEERDKILAKYNDITKQNEQLNQKKNELWAHLSEGWIYYKSSLYFISSESKSWSDSRSNCRERGADLIIINNRDEQDFISKKSGTDNFWIGLSDIEVEGRWKWVDGSRLSTSFWKATQPQGVEDENCVVNHLSVWSDYFCHVAFKFICEAKRLN; encoded by the exons ATGCTCATGATGTTTGACTGTAAGATATCCGAAATATCTTATGTTATTTATCACAATGTGTTCAAGACTGAGATTCAGGGAATAGACAAAGTGAAGATGATGCTAGACATGTATGAGAATGGAGATGACTATAGGACACATGATTcaatacaaacacacaacaacaaCTTCAGTCTACAG GGAATGGACAAAGAGGGAGGGGAAATGCTGGGAGAGATCTTCGAGAGTGAAGATGACTACAGGACACAGACAGACTACAATACAAACAGACAACCACCATTTCTGTCTGCGG GACGTTATGTGAGGATGAGAAGTTACAGATCAGTTTCAGTGTGTTTGGTGCTGCTGTGTGTTCTTCTACTGACTGCAGTCATAGTGCTGTGTGTCCTCATCAATACAAACAACCACCAGTGTCACAACAACAGCAACAACCTCACTgaagagagagaccagctactaaccaaatataccaacatcacagaagagagagaACAGCTACTAACCAAATATACCAAACTAACAGAAGAAAGAGATAAAATATTAGCAAAGTACAATGATATTACTAAACAAAATGAACAACTGAATCAGAAGAAAAATGAACTGTGGGCACATCTTAGCG AAGGATGGATTTACTATAAGTCTAGTTTGTACTTCATTTCATCTGAGTCGAAGAGCTGGAGTGACAGCAGAAGTAACTGTAGAGAGAGAGGAGCAGATCTGATCATCATTAACAACAGAGATGAACAA GATTTCATTAGCAAAAAGTCTGGTACAGACAACTTCTGGATTGGCTTGTCTGATATCGAAGTGGAGGGCAGATGGAAATGGGTTGATGGCAGCAGACTCTCCACAAG CTTCTGGAAGGCTACACAGCCTCAAGGAGTTGAAGATGAAAACTGTGTTGTTAATCATTTATCTGTGTGGTCTGATTATTTTTGTCATGTAGCATTTAAATTCATTTGTGAGGCAAAACGTTTAAATTGA
- the LOC141282884 gene encoding CD209 antigen-like protein C — translation MGKNDTEHAEEIYANTDNINIHNFYRGTEDTTRNQTCQRTGSERVRKRCYRSVSVCLVLLCVLLLTAVIVLCVLINTNNHQFNNKTTNITEERDKLMAKNKNITKQIEQLNQEKNELRTCFNDGWIYYKFSLYFISSEKKNWTESRRYCRERGADLIIINNKEEQDFIKNHSVKGGHWIGLSDSDEEGRWKWVDGSTLNSSFWRSGEPNSNEGDEDCVVFGSTGWGDYLCARTFKWICERKILK, via the exons ATGGGGAAAAATGACACAGAACATGCTGAAGAGATCTACGCCAATACAGACAATATAAACATTCACAATTTCTACAGAGGAACAGAAGACACCACGAGAAACCAAACATGTCAACGCACAG GAAGTGAGCGTGTGAGGAAGAGATGTTACAGATCAGTTTCAGTGTGTTTGGTGCTGCTGTGTGTTCTTCTACTGACTGCAGTCATAGTGCTGTGTGTCCTCATCAATACAAACAATCACCAGTTTAACAACAAGACCACAAAcatcacagaagagagagaTAAATTAATGgccaaaaacaaaaatattactAAACAAATCGAACAACTGAATCAGGAGAAAAATGAGCTGCGGACATGTTTCAATG ATGGATGGATTTACTATAAATTCAGTTTGTACTTCATTTCATCTGAGAAGAAGAACTGGACTGAGAGCAGAAGATACTGTAGAGAGAGAGGAGCAGATCTGATCATCATTaacaacaaagaggaacaa GATTTCATTAAGAATCATTCTGTTAAGGGCGGACACTGGATTGGTTTGTCTGACAGTGATGAGGAGGGCAGATGGAAATGGGTTGATGGCAGCACACTGAACTCTAG CTTCTGGAGGTCTGGAGAACCCAATAGCAATGAAGGGGATGAAGACTGTGTTGTGTTTGGGTCAACAGGGTGGGGTGATTACCTATGTGCTCGTACTTTTAAATGGATTTGCGAGAGAAAGATTTTAAAATGa